The candidate division TA06 bacterium DNA segment GCTGATCAAGTCTAGCCTTCTCATGGTCCGGGCCATAGACCTCATTCAGAGCTTCTGTCACGCCCTTGTCCTCGTGGTTTCCCAAAAACTCCCTGACCGCCCGCTGGAAGAGCTCGCTGCGCGAGATGCCAAACCTCTTAGCCAGTCGCTCAACAGCGTTGAAGAGTGGGTCTGGAATTGATATCGCGGTTTTCATACTTCTCAGTATAACGGAAGTTATACCTACGTCAAGGACATTTTTTTCGACAACCTTCTTGCCGGCATTCCGATACACAGGAATGACGTGCCTACCCAAGCTCATGCACAGACATACTGTCAAACTGGCAAGTCATGGATCCGGAGCCTGTCCTGAGGGAATCCGAAGGGAGTATTCGTAGCTCGTCAGAAGCCTGTCCTCCGTAACCTCGGTGAAGGAGGACGAAGGAGGCACCGAGCACAAATGCCCTTACGTCCATATGTGCGCATATGCGCACGTGCGCACATGTACACATGTGAACTTGTGCACATACGAACATGTGGCGATGAACATGCCAAGGAGGTTGACTTATGGGGTTTGGTGGGATAGAATCATTCATAGAAAGTAACCAGAGTATCGTCTTTGAGGGCAAAATGCGAAGCCAGTCGCGAAGTCCCACGGAGCCACGAAGGACGAAGTAGGGTAGCTACCTGAGCGTAGACTGGCGAAGCCCGACGCGAAGTCCCACGGAGCCCTGCAGGCAGAGTGGGGAGTCAGCGTAGACGTAGTCGGGTCAAAAAGTCAAGTCATGGATCCGGAGCCTGTCCTGAGGGAATCCGAAGGGAGCATTCGGAGGGTGAAATCCGGAGCCAGGTCGAGGGGGCGTAGATCCTGAGAGAAGTGCATCGCCTTAGAAAGGAGTTGAGACCCGGTAGCGTCGAACGTGTTTTCTCAATCTCAAATCATAAATCGAAAATCTTAAATGTATAGGGCACCGTCCCCAAGGATGTGGAATACCGTTGAGAGAATGAGAGGAGGCAAAGCATGAAAAAACTATCCGTCCTGCTTATGGCCTTTGCTCTGTTGTTCGCCCTCAGCGTGAATCACTTGGCTGAGGCGCAGACTGAAAAAGGAGCGGAAGATCCGCCTGATATGGGCCCAAGGGATTTGAGAAGAGATCGGTATTTTGAGATGGGAGCAAACCTGGGGTGGCCGGCTGTTATCAATGGTGTTGTGGGGTATTGGTTTGGTCCTGTCGGATTGCGCCTTTCAGGAATGTACTGGGACGGCGAGGACCAGGACGGAATTAACGCCGTCCAGTGTGATATTGGATACAAGTTATCAGATAATGTTAACACGCTCCACAGCGTTGCAGTCGCAGGTGGGACGAGTAGGGAGTCGCTTCGCGGGGAGTGGTCATATTTGGGGGCGGCTTACTGTCTGAATCATAGGTGGTTCTTCTTGGAAATAGGATTGGGAAAGATTGTAGGAATCAGAAGAGAAGTATATCCTATTGGTTCTTTTCAGGCTATTTTTCAAATAGGTTATATGCACCGTTTTCTTCCGAAATCAGAACAGAACTTATGAGAAGGATTGCGCAATCGGCTTCCAATGGGCTTTGCGAGAAACTAATCGTGGCGAAAATGCCGGAAGTGTCCCTGGTTTTTCGCAAGATACCAGAGCAACATTGGGGACGGTGCCTCTCGCCTTGGCTCGGGATCTACCACTTGACCTTTTGACGATTGGAGGGATAACGTCTGGCACCGCAACTGCCCCCCTAAAATGATTCTTTCACATTCGCCGACGGTTGTCAAATTCTTTCGCAACAGTGATCGAGTACAATGATTCGCGCCTGTCGCTAGTGTCTCCCCTTTACCTCTTGCCACCATGTCATTGCCTTCTCTTCTATTGCCCTGATGAATTCCGTTTTTGCCTCAGCGTAGTCGTTGACATCCTCCCATTCTTTCGAGGCTAGCTCCCGTTTGACCCGCTCATAAGCTTCGCGGGCCTCAGCATGCGATCGCAGGTAATCGCGAAAGGCAAGATGCCGCAGCCACCATTCGCTACCGATTTCAACAAGGTGAATTTGATGTGTACGAACTCCGTTCGAGTTGTTCTTGCGAAAATAGCGCCTGAAGGGTGTGTCTTTCTCGAAAGCACTGACGTACTCGTAACCTAGTTGGATGATCGCGTCGATGCAAACGGCATCTGCTTCGCTCAGTGGATGCACACCGACCATCACATCGATTACTGGCTTTCCAGCTAAGCCCGGCACAGCAGTACTTCCAATATGCTGGATCTCTGCCACATAGCTACCGATGGCAGCCAACAGCTTCTCCTTTTCTAACCTGAATTGCTCAGGCCACGCAGGATCGTAATCAACGATGGCTACTCTCATAGTAGAGGACCAGACTTCTTCTTATTTCTCGACTCCTTGCCTTGTCGCTTTTCTCAAAGGAATCTTTCCACATTCCCGTACGGTTGTCAAATTCTTTCGCAACAGTGATCGAGGCATCTGTTGGTGAGAAATTGGCACAAATCCGGCACAACTAATCTAAGATCTGTGACCTAAGATCGCAGATCTTGCATATGTGCGCATATGCGCACGTGCGCATGTGTACACATGTGAACTTGTGCATAGACGAACATGTGGCGATGAAGATACCGAGGAGGTTGACTTGTGGGGTTAGGTGGGATAGAATCATCCAAAGGAAGTAACCAGAGTATCGTCTTTGAGGGTAAAATGCGAAGCCAGTCGTAGCTACCTGAGCGTAGACTGGCGAAGCCCGACGGAGTCGAGGAACACGTAGTCGGGTCAGAATGTCATGCACCGTCCCCAGATCTCCTTCCTCAGACCTACCTGACTAGTATCATCTTGCGGGTGGCGGTGGCATCACCGGCTTGGAGTCTGCAGAAGTAAATGCCTGAAGGCAGTTGTTCCCCTGCCGAGTCTCTCCCATCCCACCTGACTGAGTGCGTTCCTGCCGCCTTTTTCTCATCAACAAGGACACCCACCACACGGCCAGAGGTGTCGTAGACCTTGAGAGAGACCTGAGTTGTGACCGCCACTTGGTACCGGATCGCCGTTCGAGATCGGAAGGGGTTCGGCACATTTTGGCGTAGTTCTAACCCCGAAGATCGCATCCTTGGCTTTGAACGTGTTTCATCAACTCCCACAGTTGGGTAGAGCGCACCGAATACTCGCCAGCTGTTATGGGTCTGCGCCGAGAAGCCCTCGTAGACAATGATGCATTGATCATCCGGGCCGTTTGTGATGGTCGGTATCCGCCGGTTGTGAGGTCGACTCACCAACACGATCCCAGACGGGTCAAGAACGGTCCCCGATGTATCCACTCTTGCGCCGTAGATACCCCACTTGTTACCGCCTCTGTGGTCACCCCATACCACTATGTAGTTACTTCCGTCAAACGCTGCAGATGTAAACCACACAGCACTGTCAGTTGTGCATATGGGGAAGCCCAAGGTGTCGAGCACCTCTCCAGACTGATTAACTCTGGCGCCCCGTATGTTGTCCTCCATGGGCCAAGGGGGTTCGTCCTCCCATATGACAAGATAGTTATTGCCATCAAACGCCGCCGAGGGCCATGTCTGGTCCCTTTCGGCGGTACAGATTGGCACCGCCGTAGTGTCAAGTACGACACCAGAAGTATCCACCCTGGCACCATAAATATCCAATCCGCTACCGCCACCGTCCTCGGACCACACTACAAAGTAGTGAGTGTCACTAAACACCACGAAAGGAGACCACTTGTCTCCGTTGCCGACAGAGATGGGTATCCCGGCTGGGTCCAGGACAGTGCCCGAAGTGCCGACTCTTGAACCATAGATATCATAACTGGAGATATTCCGGGAGTCTACCCACACAACCAAGTAGTTAGCTCCGCCGAAAGCTGCTGCAGGATACCTTTCTCTGTGCCCGCCCACAGAAATGGGTATACTGGCAGGGTCGAGTACAACTCCGGACTGATCCACCCGGGCACCGTAGACGTCACCACTGCTACCGTCGCGGAAGTCATACCACACGGCAAGGTAGTTCATACCATCGAAGGCTACTGAGCTGCCCTTCTGATCTCCAATCATGGTTGATATGGCTATCGCCGAGGAGTCGAGCACGACGCCTGACGGGCTCACTCTCATACCGAAAATATCTAGGTCGTCGCCGGTTCGGTAGTCTTCCCAAACTACGAAGTAGTTTGTGCCATCAAACGAAGCGGCCACCTGCATCTGATAGTTTGCTGCTGTCGAGAAGAGGATGCCCAAGGTGTCGAGCAGTATCCCAGACGTGTCTATCCTCGCACCACGAACGTTCCAGTCATTGTGCGTGCGGTTATCCCCCCATGCAATAAGACAGTGAACTCCGGAACAGACAACTGAGGGGCCTGTCTGGGAACCGGCAGCGCCAGATACGGTTGTCCCTAACGTATCTGCCACTATCCCTGATGTGTCGACCTTGGTTGCGAAGATGTCCGGAAGCCCTGGACGGCCATCCTGCCAAACGACAATGTAGTCTGTTCCATCAAAAGCAACACAAGGGGAGGATTGATCATCACTGGCAGAACAGATGGCTATCCCAAAGGAGTCGAGCACTATCCCAGCTGTGTCCAACCTGGCACCACGGATATCTCGGAGGCCTGATAGGCCGTCCTGCCAGACTACAAGATGCCTATTGATGCCATCAGAGGCGACGGAAGGATATCCCTGATTCCCACTCCCGGTCGATATGGCGATACCCATGGTATCGAGCACACTACCGGACGGCGCCACTCGGGCCCCATATATGTCGGAATCGGTTCCATTCCGCCAATCTTCCCACACCACAAGAGCGGCATCAGCGGCAAAGGCAATCGATGGACTCTGTTGGTCGTCGACTGCACTGGAGACTACCACGCCAGACGTATCGAGCACGTTCCCCGAGGTATCGACTCTTGTCCCGTATATGTCCATGTCCGTGCCGCTCCGGCCGTCTGTCCAGACTACCACGTAGTTTGCCCCATGAAAAGCCGCCGAAGGTCGTGTCTGGTGATCAGGTGCAGTTGAGACCGCCACTCCCGCGGTATCAAGTAGGATCCCCGATTGACCTATCCTCGCACCATAGATGTCACGTCCGTCCCCGTTGCGGCTATCTCCCCATACGACAAGATAGTTAGCGCCATCGGATGTCACGGACGGAGACGTCTGCCACCCTGGGGCAGTGGAAATGGGTATGCCAATTGAGTCAAGCAGGACGCCAGATGCATCAACTCTGGCTCCATATAT contains these protein-coding regions:
- a CDS encoding ribbon-helix-helix protein, CopG family, which gives rise to MKTAISIPDPLFNAVERLAKRFGISRSELFQRAVREFLGNHEDKGVTEALNEVYGPDHEKARLDQLLERLQVASIPEEEW
- a CDS encoding GrpB family protein translates to MRVAIVDYDPAWPEQFRLEKEKLLAAIGSYVAEIQHIGSTAVPGLAGKPVIDVMVGVHPLSEADAVCIDAIIQLGYEYVSAFEKDTPFRRYFRKNNSNGVRTHQIHLVEIGSEWWLRHLAFRDYLRSHAEAREAYERVKRELASKEWEDVNDYAEAKTEFIRAIEEKAMTWWQEVKGRH
- a CDS encoding T9SS type A sorting domain-containing protein, giving the protein MFPQTIIVCALLLAPGPLSREPAAKALPFSPDEVVSQVTGGGELSGRARPILGPWENPSTVLLEELMIDTVPFYVGAPEFQWFPSVGFNGINYLVVWQDSRVWPSDIYGARVDASGVLLDSIGIPISTAPGWQTSPSVTSDGANYLVVWGDSRNGDGRDIYGARIGQSGILLDTAGVAVSTAPDHQTRPSAAFHGANYVVVWTDGRSGTDMDIYGTRVDTSGNVLDTSGVVVSSAVDDQQSPSIAFAADAALVVWEDWRNGTDSDIYGARVAPSGSVLDTMGIAISTGSGNQGYPSVASDGINRHLVVWQDGLSGLRDIRGARLDTAGIVLDSFGIAICSASDDQSSPCVAFDGTDYIVVWQDGRPGLPDIFATKVDTSGIVADTLGTTVSGAAGSQTGPSVVCSGVHCLIAWGDNRTHNDWNVRGARIDTSGILLDTLGILFSTAANYQMQVAASFDGTNYFVVWEDYRTGDDLDIFGMRVSPSGVVLDSSAIAISTMIGDQKGSSVAFDGMNYLAVWYDFRDGSSGDVYGARVDQSGVVLDPASIPISVGGHRERYPAAAFGGANYLVVWVDSRNISSYDIYGSRVGTSGTVLDPAGIPISVGNGDKWSPFVVFSDTHYFVVWSEDGGGSGLDIYGARVDTSGVVLDTTAVPICTAERDQTWPSAAFDGNNYLVIWEDEPPWPMEDNIRGARVNQSGEVLDTLGFPICTTDSAVWFTSAAFDGSNYIVVWGDHRGGNKWGIYGARVDTSGTVLDPSGIVLVSRPHNRRIPTITNGPDDQCIIVYEGFSAQTHNSWRVFGALYPTVGVDETRSKPRMRSSGLELRQNVPNPFRSRTAIRYQVAVTTQVSLKVYDTSGRVVGVLVDEKKAAGTHSVRWDGRDSAGEQLPSGIYFCRLQAGDATATRKMILVR